A stretch of Apis cerana isolate GH-2021 linkage group LG1, AcerK_1.0, whole genome shotgun sequence DNA encodes these proteins:
- the LOC108003548 gene encoding protein diaphanous isoform X1, translating into MANRKDKSSTGFLDTWFGRPKKSGRGGGVRSGLGNNTIPRPHSGDDFNEIEQQRCIIERMDKETVNDKFEEMLANMNLTEEKKEPLRQQSEAKKREMLVLHYKGSIQENKSKFDKPADYIQYLAQPDLSVNKIYNCIESLRIALTNNPLSWVQEFGTKGLKQVLATLNECYRNAFIYYNSDNRYERIQYECIRCLKAIMNNTVGIKEMLAHQEALTIVARSLEPTKPSVMSEAVKLLGAVCLISSDSHKKVLDAITMNGEFKGRERFLPIVQGLMNKKNENLRVECLQLINSIISSAEELDFRLHLRNEIMRVGLADILETLEKNESEDLARHLKIFNDHKEEDYEEFVQRFDHVRLELDDVNDCFEVIKNMVMETSAEPYFLSILQHLLFVRDDALVRPAYYKLIEECVSQIVLHRSGCDPDFSATKRFQIDVQPLIDTLVEKSRVEEERRLVEVLQKLEEAIASKQEAEAKLQHAENKIRELEQGGIKSTNGNAKIGSVLSGLTGIGNLPPPPPPLPNASGSGIIIAPPPPPPPPLPGGLCPPPPPLPGLGGPPPPPMPGMLAGPKPPPMPQSGPLPPMMAGINSAINTSQSLPLGLKPKKKWEVDAPLKRANWKAIMPHKLTEKSFWIKVQEDKLASPEILNGLSLKFASKPSGKKIDDVVDKSAASKKVKDLKVLDGKAAQNILILLNGTLKHMSYEEVKSCLLKCEGPVISDNILQGLIQYLPPPDQLKKLHFYKDQYDDLTEAEQFCITISTIKRLLPRLRSLSFMLRYEELVQDVKPDIVAGTAACEEVKDSKKFARILELILLLGNYMNSGSKNGQAFGFEISFLTKLTSTKDVDNKQTLMHYLVDTIEQKFSECLSFTEELAHVDRASRVSLENVQRTLRQMDSSIRNLEQDLSNAKIPQSDEDMFLHVMGPFAKKARESYEVLQNMFKNMDSLYTEISEFFSFDKQKYTIEEFFGDIKTFKDDFMQAQKEIIKMRETEEKQRRAREAREKAEAEKAARVARKIALVDMNAHETQEGVMDSLMEALQTGSAFSRPDQRRKRQTRAAGGKLYRTAYASTKSTKKEKLLFAKLYQSGEAKRFAIKRNQNNITRNVSLSRDMLTISKNSGFTQYTTPEENQHFYKRLLLDVTRTPKQDKFLSRISSFKRKKQSEIASKKICIDRLMFEETPKREISIKISRNFDDISNLSNNSDQCVASYGFVIDELKKHTPTYVKSNLVSPSPYQTISIGTAVKLSPVKRRQVIVSKKRKRNSIVRRVVKNRKQRHSRSSDNRKARKLFNYLGSPISESISLIENHSLFHAFESDNRISKSMDNIATKIDKTTPLKLIQKKNLDDIFCWKDENKNDLSIQYSNSQLSSLKCFFQCPILNSNEKMTELDELTFQMTQPITIESRINNNLDTFHQLKLTNNTPKNCSIFALKKDTLSISTKQECNFIITTETEQIVSIKKKHRKRIWKFW; encoded by the exons ATGGCCAACAGAAAAGATAAATCATCTACAGGTTtt CTGGACACATGGTTCGGCCGACCAAAAAAATCCGGGCGTGGAGGTGGGGTCAGAAGTGGTTTAGGAAACAATACTATACCACGACCTCATTCCGGTGATGATTTCAATGAGATTGAACAGCAACGTTGTATCATCGAAAGAATGGATAAAGAGAcagtaaatgataaatttgaagaaatgttG gctaatatgaatttaaccgaagaaaaaaaagaaccattACGACAACAATCGGAagcgaagaaaagagagatgtTGGTTTTGCATTATAAAGGTAGCATTCAAgagaataaatcaaaatttgataaaccTGCGGATTATATTCAGTATTTGGCACAACCTGATTTAAGTGTCAACAAAATCTATAATTGCATTGAATCATTAAGAATAGCATTGACGAATAATCCTTTAAGTTGGGTTCAGGAATTTGGTACGAAAGGATTGAAACAGGTTTTAGCGACGCTCAACGAGTGCTATCGAAA TGccttcatatattataatag TGACAATCGATATGAACGTATACAGTACGAATGCATTCGATGTTTGAAAGctattatgaataatactGTTGGTATAAAAGAGATGTTGGCTCATCAGGAAGCACTCACGATCGTAGCTAGATCATTGGAACCGACAAAACCATCCGTTATGTCAGAGGCTGTAAAACTGCTTGGTGCAGTTTGCCTTATTTCAAGCGATAGTCATAAAAAAGTTTTGGATGCGATTACCATGAACGGAGAATTTAAGGGAAGAGAAAGATTTTTACCTATTGTGCAGGGTTTGATGAATAAGAAGAATGAAAATCTaaga GTGGAGTGCCTTCAACTTATCAATTCTATCATTTCTTCGGCCGAAgaattagattttagattgCATTTACGAAATGAAATCATGCGAGTTGGTTTAGCCGATATTTTAGaaacattggaaaaaaatgaatctgaAGATTTAGCtagacatttaaaaattttcaatgatcaCAAAGAGGAAGATTATGAAGAATTTGTACAAAGATTTGATCATGTACGATTAGAATTGGATGATGTAAATGATTGTTttgaagtaattaaaaatatggtaATGGAAACATCTGCTGAACCATACTTTTTATCAATACTTCAACATCTTTTATTCGTCAGAGACGATGCTTTAGTCAG acCGGCCTATTATAAACTGATAGAAGAATGCGTATCACAAATTGTGTTGCACCGTTCAGGCTGTGATCCGGATTTTAGTGCAACTAAGCGCTTTCAAATTGATGTCCAACCATTGATCGACACATTGGTTGAAAAATCGCGAGTAGAAGAAGAAAGGCGATTGGTTGAAGTATTACAAAAGTTAGAAGAAGCTATAGCTAGTAAACAAGAAGCAGAAGCGAAACTTCAACAtgcagaaaataaaattagagaatTGGAGCAAGGAGGAATAAAATCAACTAACGGTAATGCG AAAATTGGTTCAGTCCTATCGGGTTTGACTGGAATTGGTAATCTTCCACCTCCACCACCTCCGCTTCCGAATGCGAGTGGATCAGGAATAATAATAGCACCGCcacctccaccaccaccacctttACCAGGCGGTTTATGTCCGCCTCCACCACCACTTCCTGGATTAGGaggaccaccaccaccacctatGCCTGGTATGCTAGCAGGTCCTAAACCTCCACCAATGCCACAATCAGGTCCACTACCGCCAATGATGGCTGGAATTAATTCCGCCATTAACACGTCACAATCACTTCCATTAGGATTgaagccaaaaaaaaaatgggaagTCGATGCACCATTGAAAAGAGCAAATTGGAAAgca ATCATGCCACATAAACTCACCGAAAAATCATTTTGGATAAAAGTACAAGAGGATAAGTTGGCCAGTCCCGAAATATTAAATGGTTTAAGCTTAAAGTTTGCATCAAAACCAAGTGGGAAGAAAATTGATGATGTTGTCGATAA ATCAGCCGCatcaaaaaaagtaaaagatttaaaagtcCTTGATGGAAAAGCTGctcaaaatattcttattcttcttaatGGTACTTTAAAGCATATGTCATATGAAGAGGTAAAGTCTTGTTTACTTAAATGTGAAGGACCCGTTATTTCGGATAATATACTTCAAGGACTGATACAGTATTTACCGCCACccgatcaattaaaaaaacttcatttttataaagatcaaTACGATGATTTAACAGAAGCTGAACAATTTTGTATTACT ATATCGACAATCAAGAGATTGTTGCCGAGACTGAGATCATTAAGTTTTATGCTGCGATACGAAGAATTAGTGCAAGATGTAAAACCGGATATAGTGGCAGGTACAGCAGCTTGCGAAGAAGTAAAGgatagtaaaaaatttgcCAGAATTCTGGAATTGATCCTATTGCTTGGCAATTATATGAATTCTGGTTCAAAGAATGGTCAAGCATTTGGATTTGAAATTAGTTTTCTTACTAAG ttAACTAGCACTAAAGATGTTGATAATAAACAGACTTTAATGCATTATTTAGTAGACACTATAGAACAAAAATTCTCAGAGTGTCTTAGTTTTACAGAAGAATTGGCACACGTAGATAGAGCAAGTCGAGTTTCGTTAGAAAATGTACAAAGAACTTTGCGACAAATGGATTCTAGTATTCGAAATCTCGAACAAGATTTATCAAATGCCAAAATACCACAATCTGATGAAGATATGTTTTTACATGTTATGGgt CCTTTTGCAAAAAAAGCCCGTGAATCTTACGAAGTTCttcaaaatatgtttaaaaatatggaCAGCTTATACACAGAAATttccgaatttttttcttttgataaacaaaaatatacaatagaagaattttttggtgatataaaaacatttaaagatGATTTCATG CAAgctcaaaaagaaataataaagatgagAGAAACAGAAGAAAAGCAAAGAAGAGCGAGAGAGGCGCGAGAAAAAGCAGAAGCAGAAAAAGCAGCTCGAGTAGCAAGGAAAATAGCACTTGTCGATATGAATGCACATGAAACTCAGGAAGGTGTTATGGATAGCTTAATGGAAGCTCTTCAAACTGGTTCCGCGTTTAGTCGACCAGATCAACGTCGGAAACGTCAAACACGCGCTGCTGGTGGTAAGTTGTATAGGACTGCATACGCTTCAACGAAATCTACGAAGAAGGAGAAGTTGTTATTTGCTAAATTGTATCAATCGGGAGAAGCTAAGCGATTTGCAATTAaacgaaatcaaaataatattacgcgaaacgtctctctttctcgtgatatgcttacaatttcaaaaaattctggTTTCACACAATATACAACACCGGAAgaaaatcaacatttttataagcGTTTATTACTTGATGTCACAAGAACGCCTaaacaagataaatttttatctaggATTAGTtcatttaagagaaaaaaacaaagtgaAATCGCatccaaaaaaatatgtatcgatcgattaatgTTTGAAGAAACTccgaaaagagaaatttctataaaaatatctcgaaatttcGATGATATCtcgaatttatcaaataattccgATCAATGTGTTGCATCTTACGGGTTTGTGATAGATGAGCTAAAAAAACATACACCGACGTATGTCAAATCGAATTTAGTTTCACCCTCTCCATATCAAACGATTTCTATAGGTACAGCTGTAAAGCTTAGCCCAGTTAAACGAAGACAAGTTATAGTAAGTAAGAAACGTAAAAGAAACAGTATAGTGCGGCGTGTTGTTAAGAATCGTAAACAAAGGCATTCGAGATCTAGCGATAATCGAAAAGCACGAAAGCTGTTCAACTATTTGGGTAGTCCTATAAGCGAAAGTATTTCGCTGATCGAAAATCATTCCCTTTTCCATGCATTCGAATCGGATAATAGAATATCGAAATCTATGGACAATATTGCaactaaaattgataaaacaactccattaaaattaattcaaaaaaaaaatttagacgatatattttgttggaaagatgaaaataaaaatgatttatctaTACAATATTCGAATAGCCAACTTTCATCTTTGAAGTGTTTCTTTCAATGTCCGATCTtgaattcgaacgaaaaaatGACTGAGTTGGATGAACTTACTTTTCAAATGACACAACCTATTACTATCGAAtctcgaattaataataatcttgataCTTTTCATCAGttaaaattgacaaataaTACCccaaaaaattgttcgatattTGCGCTCAAAAAAGACACGCTTTCGATATCGACTAAACAAGaatgcaattttataattacaaccGAAACTGAACAGATCgtttcaataaagaaaaaacatcggaaaagaatttggaaattttggtAG
- the LOC108003548 gene encoding protein diaphanous isoform X2, giving the protein MANRKDKSSTGFLDTWFGRPKKSGRGGGVRSGLGNNTIPRPHSGDDFNEIEQQRCIIERMDKETVNDKFEEMLANMNLTEEKKEPLRQQSEAKKREMLVLHYKGSIQENKSKFDKPADYIQYLAQPDLSVNKIYNCIESLRIALTNNPLSWVQEFGTKGLKQVLATLNECYRNDNRYERIQYECIRCLKAIMNNTVGIKEMLAHQEALTIVARSLEPTKPSVMSEAVKLLGAVCLISSDSHKKVLDAITMNGEFKGRERFLPIVQGLMNKKNENLRVECLQLINSIISSAEELDFRLHLRNEIMRVGLADILETLEKNESEDLARHLKIFNDHKEEDYEEFVQRFDHVRLELDDVNDCFEVIKNMVMETSAEPYFLSILQHLLFVRDDALVRPAYYKLIEECVSQIVLHRSGCDPDFSATKRFQIDVQPLIDTLVEKSRVEEERRLVEVLQKLEEAIASKQEAEAKLQHAENKIRELEQGGIKSTNGNAKIGSVLSGLTGIGNLPPPPPPLPNASGSGIIIAPPPPPPPPLPGGLCPPPPPLPGLGGPPPPPMPGMLAGPKPPPMPQSGPLPPMMAGINSAINTSQSLPLGLKPKKKWEVDAPLKRANWKAIMPHKLTEKSFWIKVQEDKLASPEILNGLSLKFASKPSGKKIDDVVDKSAASKKVKDLKVLDGKAAQNILILLNGTLKHMSYEEVKSCLLKCEGPVISDNILQGLIQYLPPPDQLKKLHFYKDQYDDLTEAEQFCITISTIKRLLPRLRSLSFMLRYEELVQDVKPDIVAGTAACEEVKDSKKFARILELILLLGNYMNSGSKNGQAFGFEISFLTKLTSTKDVDNKQTLMHYLVDTIEQKFSECLSFTEELAHVDRASRVSLENVQRTLRQMDSSIRNLEQDLSNAKIPQSDEDMFLHVMGPFAKKARESYEVLQNMFKNMDSLYTEISEFFSFDKQKYTIEEFFGDIKTFKDDFMQAQKEIIKMRETEEKQRRAREAREKAEAEKAARVARKIALVDMNAHETQEGVMDSLMEALQTGSAFSRPDQRRKRQTRAAGGKLYRTAYASTKSTKKEKLLFAKLYQSGEAKRFAIKRNQNNITRNVSLSRDMLTISKNSGFTQYTTPEENQHFYKRLLLDVTRTPKQDKFLSRISSFKRKKQSEIASKKICIDRLMFEETPKREISIKISRNFDDISNLSNNSDQCVASYGFVIDELKKHTPTYVKSNLVSPSPYQTISIGTAVKLSPVKRRQVIVSKKRKRNSIVRRVVKNRKQRHSRSSDNRKARKLFNYLGSPISESISLIENHSLFHAFESDNRISKSMDNIATKIDKTTPLKLIQKKNLDDIFCWKDENKNDLSIQYSNSQLSSLKCFFQCPILNSNEKMTELDELTFQMTQPITIESRINNNLDTFHQLKLTNNTPKNCSIFALKKDTLSISTKQECNFIITTETEQIVSIKKKHRKRIWKFW; this is encoded by the exons ATGGCCAACAGAAAAGATAAATCATCTACAGGTTtt CTGGACACATGGTTCGGCCGACCAAAAAAATCCGGGCGTGGAGGTGGGGTCAGAAGTGGTTTAGGAAACAATACTATACCACGACCTCATTCCGGTGATGATTTCAATGAGATTGAACAGCAACGTTGTATCATCGAAAGAATGGATAAAGAGAcagtaaatgataaatttgaagaaatgttG gctaatatgaatttaaccgaagaaaaaaaagaaccattACGACAACAATCGGAagcgaagaaaagagagatgtTGGTTTTGCATTATAAAGGTAGCATTCAAgagaataaatcaaaatttgataaaccTGCGGATTATATTCAGTATTTGGCACAACCTGATTTAAGTGTCAACAAAATCTATAATTGCATTGAATCATTAAGAATAGCATTGACGAATAATCCTTTAAGTTGGGTTCAGGAATTTGGTACGAAAGGATTGAAACAGGTTTTAGCGACGCTCAACGAGTGCTATCGAAA TGACAATCGATATGAACGTATACAGTACGAATGCATTCGATGTTTGAAAGctattatgaataatactGTTGGTATAAAAGAGATGTTGGCTCATCAGGAAGCACTCACGATCGTAGCTAGATCATTGGAACCGACAAAACCATCCGTTATGTCAGAGGCTGTAAAACTGCTTGGTGCAGTTTGCCTTATTTCAAGCGATAGTCATAAAAAAGTTTTGGATGCGATTACCATGAACGGAGAATTTAAGGGAAGAGAAAGATTTTTACCTATTGTGCAGGGTTTGATGAATAAGAAGAATGAAAATCTaaga GTGGAGTGCCTTCAACTTATCAATTCTATCATTTCTTCGGCCGAAgaattagattttagattgCATTTACGAAATGAAATCATGCGAGTTGGTTTAGCCGATATTTTAGaaacattggaaaaaaatgaatctgaAGATTTAGCtagacatttaaaaattttcaatgatcaCAAAGAGGAAGATTATGAAGAATTTGTACAAAGATTTGATCATGTACGATTAGAATTGGATGATGTAAATGATTGTTttgaagtaattaaaaatatggtaATGGAAACATCTGCTGAACCATACTTTTTATCAATACTTCAACATCTTTTATTCGTCAGAGACGATGCTTTAGTCAG acCGGCCTATTATAAACTGATAGAAGAATGCGTATCACAAATTGTGTTGCACCGTTCAGGCTGTGATCCGGATTTTAGTGCAACTAAGCGCTTTCAAATTGATGTCCAACCATTGATCGACACATTGGTTGAAAAATCGCGAGTAGAAGAAGAAAGGCGATTGGTTGAAGTATTACAAAAGTTAGAAGAAGCTATAGCTAGTAAACAAGAAGCAGAAGCGAAACTTCAACAtgcagaaaataaaattagagaatTGGAGCAAGGAGGAATAAAATCAACTAACGGTAATGCG AAAATTGGTTCAGTCCTATCGGGTTTGACTGGAATTGGTAATCTTCCACCTCCACCACCTCCGCTTCCGAATGCGAGTGGATCAGGAATAATAATAGCACCGCcacctccaccaccaccacctttACCAGGCGGTTTATGTCCGCCTCCACCACCACTTCCTGGATTAGGaggaccaccaccaccacctatGCCTGGTATGCTAGCAGGTCCTAAACCTCCACCAATGCCACAATCAGGTCCACTACCGCCAATGATGGCTGGAATTAATTCCGCCATTAACACGTCACAATCACTTCCATTAGGATTgaagccaaaaaaaaaatgggaagTCGATGCACCATTGAAAAGAGCAAATTGGAAAgca ATCATGCCACATAAACTCACCGAAAAATCATTTTGGATAAAAGTACAAGAGGATAAGTTGGCCAGTCCCGAAATATTAAATGGTTTAAGCTTAAAGTTTGCATCAAAACCAAGTGGGAAGAAAATTGATGATGTTGTCGATAA ATCAGCCGCatcaaaaaaagtaaaagatttaaaagtcCTTGATGGAAAAGCTGctcaaaatattcttattcttcttaatGGTACTTTAAAGCATATGTCATATGAAGAGGTAAAGTCTTGTTTACTTAAATGTGAAGGACCCGTTATTTCGGATAATATACTTCAAGGACTGATACAGTATTTACCGCCACccgatcaattaaaaaaacttcatttttataaagatcaaTACGATGATTTAACAGAAGCTGAACAATTTTGTATTACT ATATCGACAATCAAGAGATTGTTGCCGAGACTGAGATCATTAAGTTTTATGCTGCGATACGAAGAATTAGTGCAAGATGTAAAACCGGATATAGTGGCAGGTACAGCAGCTTGCGAAGAAGTAAAGgatagtaaaaaatttgcCAGAATTCTGGAATTGATCCTATTGCTTGGCAATTATATGAATTCTGGTTCAAAGAATGGTCAAGCATTTGGATTTGAAATTAGTTTTCTTACTAAG ttAACTAGCACTAAAGATGTTGATAATAAACAGACTTTAATGCATTATTTAGTAGACACTATAGAACAAAAATTCTCAGAGTGTCTTAGTTTTACAGAAGAATTGGCACACGTAGATAGAGCAAGTCGAGTTTCGTTAGAAAATGTACAAAGAACTTTGCGACAAATGGATTCTAGTATTCGAAATCTCGAACAAGATTTATCAAATGCCAAAATACCACAATCTGATGAAGATATGTTTTTACATGTTATGGgt CCTTTTGCAAAAAAAGCCCGTGAATCTTACGAAGTTCttcaaaatatgtttaaaaatatggaCAGCTTATACACAGAAATttccgaatttttttcttttgataaacaaaaatatacaatagaagaattttttggtgatataaaaacatttaaagatGATTTCATG CAAgctcaaaaagaaataataaagatgagAGAAACAGAAGAAAAGCAAAGAAGAGCGAGAGAGGCGCGAGAAAAAGCAGAAGCAGAAAAAGCAGCTCGAGTAGCAAGGAAAATAGCACTTGTCGATATGAATGCACATGAAACTCAGGAAGGTGTTATGGATAGCTTAATGGAAGCTCTTCAAACTGGTTCCGCGTTTAGTCGACCAGATCAACGTCGGAAACGTCAAACACGCGCTGCTGGTGGTAAGTTGTATAGGACTGCATACGCTTCAACGAAATCTACGAAGAAGGAGAAGTTGTTATTTGCTAAATTGTATCAATCGGGAGAAGCTAAGCGATTTGCAATTAaacgaaatcaaaataatattacgcgaaacgtctctctttctcgtgatatgcttacaatttcaaaaaattctggTTTCACACAATATACAACACCGGAAgaaaatcaacatttttataagcGTTTATTACTTGATGTCACAAGAACGCCTaaacaagataaatttttatctaggATTAGTtcatttaagagaaaaaaacaaagtgaAATCGCatccaaaaaaatatgtatcgatcgattaatgTTTGAAGAAACTccgaaaagagaaatttctataaaaatatctcgaaatttcGATGATATCtcgaatttatcaaataattccgATCAATGTGTTGCATCTTACGGGTTTGTGATAGATGAGCTAAAAAAACATACACCGACGTATGTCAAATCGAATTTAGTTTCACCCTCTCCATATCAAACGATTTCTATAGGTACAGCTGTAAAGCTTAGCCCAGTTAAACGAAGACAAGTTATAGTAAGTAAGAAACGTAAAAGAAACAGTATAGTGCGGCGTGTTGTTAAGAATCGTAAACAAAGGCATTCGAGATCTAGCGATAATCGAAAAGCACGAAAGCTGTTCAACTATTTGGGTAGTCCTATAAGCGAAAGTATTTCGCTGATCGAAAATCATTCCCTTTTCCATGCATTCGAATCGGATAATAGAATATCGAAATCTATGGACAATATTGCaactaaaattgataaaacaactccattaaaattaattcaaaaaaaaaatttagacgatatattttgttggaaagatgaaaataaaaatgatttatctaTACAATATTCGAATAGCCAACTTTCATCTTTGAAGTGTTTCTTTCAATGTCCGATCTtgaattcgaacgaaaaaatGACTGAGTTGGATGAACTTACTTTTCAAATGACACAACCTATTACTATCGAAtctcgaattaataataatcttgataCTTTTCATCAGttaaaattgacaaataaTACCccaaaaaattgttcgatattTGCGCTCAAAAAAGACACGCTTTCGATATCGACTAAACAAGaatgcaattttataattacaaccGAAACTGAACAGATCgtttcaataaagaaaaaacatcggaaaagaatttggaaattttggtAG